One genomic region from Erythrobacter mangrovi encodes:
- a CDS encoding methyl-accepting chemotaxis protein — translation MELKTIDANGAANISLIPESCGKVTVGCTDVAGIVQGVIDSFGHLRSEYVELQGTVHALDDDQRKVLEASDEARLLSERAIDRLAQGSELIGNSLGQIGNLLGLVETLTQHVTGFAAAMDQVRRSSQEIEQLAETTNILALNATIEAMRAGEQGRTFAVVANEVKTLASETRKATEEIGRTIDMLGSEAEQVIEKIQVGATASAEAKSSVSAIEHTLQGVTELINEVDQQQDQIARNTATISDHVHRVQDVLRDFDGAVSENENKLATAHDRMEDLELTASDMFDKLVKAGLSPQDSMMVERAIEHCNNLARIAEEAIAAGELTMEQLFDQNYRQVPGTNPPLYRTTLSDWADRRWRPVIDSVVAEGAPIKMCSPADMNGFLPTHVSAHSRKPTGDLAHDTKYCRNGRIILEGVDLVSKNSKDAYTMAVYRQEGDGKNYIVVRNVYVPLFINGRRWGDSELAYSFD, via the coding sequence ATGGAACTCAAAACTATCGACGCGAACGGCGCGGCGAACATCAGCCTCATTCCGGAAAGCTGCGGCAAGGTGACCGTAGGCTGCACCGATGTTGCGGGCATCGTCCAAGGTGTGATCGATTCGTTCGGTCACCTGCGCTCGGAATATGTCGAACTGCAGGGCACGGTCCATGCGCTCGATGACGACCAGCGCAAGGTGCTGGAAGCCAGCGACGAAGCGCGGCTCCTTTCGGAACGTGCCATCGACCGCTTGGCGCAGGGTTCCGAACTAATCGGCAACTCGCTCGGCCAGATCGGCAACTTGCTCGGACTGGTCGAAACGCTGACCCAGCATGTGACCGGCTTTGCCGCTGCGATGGACCAAGTCCGCCGCAGCTCGCAGGAAATCGAGCAGCTCGCCGAGACCACCAATATCCTCGCACTCAACGCCACGATCGAAGCGATGCGGGCAGGGGAGCAGGGGCGTACCTTCGCGGTCGTCGCCAATGAGGTGAAGACCCTCGCCAGCGAGACGCGCAAGGCGACGGAAGAAATCGGGCGGACCATCGATATGCTCGGGTCCGAAGCAGAACAGGTCATCGAGAAGATCCAGGTTGGTGCCACCGCCAGCGCCGAGGCCAAGAGCTCGGTCTCTGCGATCGAGCACACGCTCCAGGGCGTCACCGAACTGATCAACGAAGTCGATCAGCAGCAGGACCAGATCGCGCGCAACACGGCGACCATATCCGATCATGTTCATCGGGTTCAGGACGTGCTGCGCGACTTCGACGGTGCGGTCAGCGAGAATGAGAACAAGCTGGCGACGGCCCATGATCGTATGGAAGACCTCGAGCTGACCGCGAGCGACATGTTCGACAAGCTCGTCAAGGCCGGCCTATCACCGCAGGACAGCATGATGGTCGAACGCGCGATCGAGCACTGCAACAACCTCGCGCGCATCGCGGAAGAAGCAATTGCCGCGGGCGAGCTCACCATGGAGCAGCTGTTCGACCAGAACTATCGACAGGTCCCGGGCACCAACCCGCCGCTCTACCGCACTACGCTGAGCGACTGGGCCGACCGACGCTGGCGTCCGGTTATCGACTCCGTCGTTGCGGAGGGTGCGCCGATCAAGATGTGCTCGCCGGCCGACATGAACGGCTTCCTGCCGACGCATGTCAGCGCGCATTCGCGCAAACCGACGGGAGATCTCGCGCACGATACGAAGTACTGCCGCAACGGCCGGATCATCCTCGAAGGCGTGGATCTTGTCTCGAAGAACAGCAAGGACGCCTACACCATGGCGGTCTATCGCCAGGAAGGCGACGGCAAGAACTACATCGTAGTCCGCAACGTCTATGTGCCGCTGTTCATCAACGGTCGCCGCTGGGGTGATTCCGAGCTGGCTTACTCGTTCGACTGA
- a CDS encoding AAA family ATPase, which produces MSEPTRFEGTKSYIATDDLKVAVNAAVTLRRPLLVKGEPGTGKTVLAHEISKAIGAPLIEWNVKSTTKAQQGLYEYDAVARLRDGQLGDERVHDISNYIKKGKLWEAFTSPELPVLLIDEIDKADIEFPNDLLQELDRMSFDVYETHTRIEAKERPIVVITSNNEKELPDAFLRRCFFHYIKFPDRDTMRDIVEVHFPGIQKNLVTKAMEIFYEIRDVPGLKKKPSTSELLDWLKLLLNEDMPLDVLQSQNPTAAIPPLHGALLKNEQDVMMFERLAFMARRQN; this is translated from the coding sequence ATGAGCGAACCGACTCGTTTCGAAGGCACGAAATCTTATATCGCCACAGACGATCTCAAAGTCGCGGTCAACGCCGCTGTCACGCTCCGTCGACCGCTATTGGTCAAAGGCGAGCCGGGTACCGGCAAGACAGTACTCGCGCACGAAATTTCGAAGGCAATTGGCGCTCCGCTGATCGAGTGGAACGTCAAGTCGACCACCAAGGCGCAGCAGGGCCTCTACGAATACGACGCCGTTGCTCGTCTTCGCGACGGCCAGCTTGGCGACGAGCGCGTTCACGACATCTCGAACTACATCAAGAAGGGCAAGCTGTGGGAAGCCTTCACTTCCCCCGAGCTCCCCGTCCTGCTGATCGACGAGATCGACAAGGCTGACATCGAGTTCCCGAACGACCTCTTGCAGGAACTCGATCGCATGAGCTTCGACGTCTACGAAACGCATACGCGGATCGAGGCCAAGGAGCGGCCGATCGTCGTGATCACCTCGAACAACGAGAAGGAACTGCCCGACGCGTTCCTGCGCCGCTGCTTCTTCCACTACATCAAGTTCCCCGACCGCGACACGATGCGCGACATCGTCGAGGTTCACTTCCCCGGCATCCAGAAGAACCTGGTCACCAAGGCAATGGAAATTTTCTACGAGATTCGCGACGTGCCGGGCCTCAAGAAAAAGCCTTCGACCAGCGAGCTGCTCGACTGGCTGAAGCTATTGCTCAATGAGGACATGCCGCTCGACGTGCTGCAGTCGCAGAACCCGACCGCGGCGATCCCGCCGCTGCACGGTGCGCTGCTCAAGAACGAACAGGACGTGATGATGTTCGAACGTCTGGCCTTCATGGCACGCCGCCAGAACTGA
- a CDS encoding bifunctional alpha/beta hydrolase/OsmC family protein, whose product MPTETLSIPTGRGHVLAGSLEMPTGLVRGAALFAHCFTCTKQSRAAIEVSRALARAGIAALRFDFTGLGASEGEFGRAGFAVDVSDLIDAANALCDRFGDGILLVGHSLGGAAVLSAAGILPKGRIAAVATIGAPADVPHVLLNIKGDLAAIERDGEGEVTIGGRPFKIGRDFLQQTRDVDLVDQVAALRLPLLICHSPTDQIVGIEHASKLYGAARHPKSFLSLVGADHLLLDDSDARFAARIIEVWAERYMPLKADWPMPEDGVVIRTGHGKFGTEVHTSTHRFVADEPLSVGGDDSGPTPYDLLNAALGTCTAMTMKMYADRKGWALEGVTVEVRHEREHESHDDHAMAMAAGERLQALYRTITIRGGTLDDEQRAKLIEIADKCPVHRTLEGELHIHTGLATG is encoded by the coding sequence ATGCCCACCGAGACACTTTCGATCCCCACCGGTCGGGGCCACGTGCTTGCAGGTTCGCTGGAAATGCCGACGGGTCTGGTTCGTGGTGCGGCGCTGTTTGCGCATTGTTTTACCTGCACCAAGCAATCCCGTGCAGCGATTGAAGTTTCGCGCGCGCTGGCGCGAGCTGGGATTGCGGCCTTGCGGTTCGACTTCACCGGTCTCGGCGCGAGCGAGGGTGAGTTCGGACGGGCGGGCTTCGCGGTCGATGTGTCCGATCTCATCGATGCCGCAAACGCGCTATGCGATCGCTTTGGAGACGGAATTCTGCTGGTCGGTCACAGTCTCGGTGGTGCGGCCGTACTCTCGGCGGCAGGGATACTCCCGAAGGGCCGGATTGCCGCGGTTGCCACTATCGGCGCCCCTGCCGATGTTCCGCATGTCCTGCTGAACATTAAGGGGGACCTCGCGGCAATCGAACGCGATGGTGAAGGCGAAGTGACGATCGGCGGTCGCCCGTTCAAGATCGGCCGGGATTTCCTGCAACAAACCCGCGACGTTGACCTGGTCGATCAGGTTGCCGCCCTCCGGCTGCCCTTGCTTATCTGCCATTCTCCAACCGATCAGATCGTCGGCATCGAACATGCCTCGAAACTCTACGGCGCAGCGCGCCATCCCAAGAGCTTCTTGAGTCTTGTCGGCGCCGATCACCTGTTACTCGACGATTCCGATGCACGCTTTGCGGCGCGTATAATCGAAGTTTGGGCAGAACGGTATATGCCGCTGAAGGCCGACTGGCCAATGCCCGAAGATGGCGTTGTAATCCGTACCGGTCACGGAAAGTTCGGAACCGAGGTTCACACCTCAACTCACCGCTTCGTTGCCGACGAGCCGCTCAGCGTAGGCGGCGACGATAGCGGGCCGACACCCTACGACCTGCTCAATGCCGCGCTTGGTACCTGCACTGCCATGACCATGAAGATGTACGCTGACCGCAAGGGCTGGGCGCTAGAGGGCGTGACCGTCGAAGTCCGCCACGAGCGCGAACACGAAAGCCACGACGACCATGCCATGGCCATGGCCGCAGGTGAACGTCTCCAGGCACTCTACCGCACGATTACCATCCGGGGCGGCACCCTCGACGATGAGCAACGCGCAAAGCTGATAGAAATCGCCGACAAGTGCCCGGTACACAGGACGCTAGAAGGCGAATTGCACATCCATACCGGCCTGGCCACGGGTTAG